The Fusarium oxysporum Fo47 chromosome II, complete sequence genome includes a region encoding these proteins:
- a CDS encoding ammonium transporter AmtB-like domain-containing protein has translation MATTTSSAAAAASSVVWWTPDPKAGVGSGDNAWQLTAASLVALQSIPGLLVLYAGIMKRKWAINSAFMALYAFASVLLCWVLWGYKASFGEYMLPFVAKPGNVLGIDTMLKQSYLPSIGVGQQFPMATMVYFQFVFAAITLVITAGAFLGRMNFYAWMIYVPLWLTLCYTVGAYSIWGGGFLFKLGVIDYSGGYVIHLSSGTAGFIGSYWIGPRLSSDRADARPSNILAVLIGAGILWVGWNGFNGGDPYAASADAGVAVLNTNLCTAVSLLVWTGLDIAYFKKPSVIGAVQGMITGLVAITPAAGVVAGWGAILLGVGSGSVPWFTMNVLAKKMTFLERNFDDTLGVMHTHMVAGVVGGFGTGLWATVDGCAAFGLTNPGGAIAGNGMQLGYQMAGACFIIGWNLVWTSLIMLFIKHVLRIPLRMTEDQLLLGDDAVHGEDAYVLGPCEAHAHGTGSIQGRGESLHSQDLELGAKDHHGSTTSADKEKAGPSREPIYN, from the exons ATGGCAACAACCACGTCTTCGGCTGCTGCAGCCGCGTCGTCCGTCGTTTGGTGGACGCCAGACCCCAAAGCCGGTGTTGGAAGTG GTGACAATGCATGGCAACTTACAGCCGCTTCTCTCGTAGCGCTACAATCGATCCCCGGTCTCTTGGTCCTCTATGCAGGAATCATGAAACGAAAATGGGCCATTAATAGTGCCTTCATGGCCCTATACGCATTTGCCTCAGTGCTGCTCTGCTGGGTTCTTTGGGGTTACAAGGCTTCCTTTGGAGAGTATATGCTTCCATTCGTTGCCAAACCCGGAAATGTCCTCGGCATTGACACGATGCTGAAGCAATCATACCTTCCTTCCATCGGCGTTGGTCAGCAGTTCCCCATGGCCACTATGGTGTACTTCCAATTCGTCTTTGCCGCCATTACCTTGGTCATTACTGCCGGAGCTTTCCTCGGTCGGATGAACTTTTACGCCTGGATGATATATGTTCCTCTGTGGCTGACTCTATGTTACACTGTTGGGGCTTATTCAATCTGGGGAGGAGGTTTCCTCTTCAAGCTCGGAGTTATCGATTATTCTGGAGGATATGTCATCCATCTGTCCTCGGGTACAGCAGGATTTATCGGTAGCTACTGGATCGGACCACGACTCAGCAGTGATCGTGCAGATGCCAGACCAAGCAATATTCTGGCAGTTCTCATTGGAGCGGGCATCCTCTGGGTTGGCTGGAACGGCTTCAATGGTGGTGATCCTTACGCAGCCTCTGCCGACGCAGGAGTCGCAGTACTGAACACGAATCTTTGCACTGCTGTCTCGCTTCTTGTCTGGACGGGTCTGGACATCGCATACTTCAAGAAGCCTTCCGTCATTGGAGCCGTGCAGGGAATGATCACTGGCCTTGTTGCCATCACACCAGCCGCTGGCGTTGTCGCCGGCTGGGGCGCgattcttcttggtgttggttcAGGCTCCGTTCCGTGGTTCACCATGAAcgtcttggccaagaagatgaccTTTCTGGAGCGCAACTTTGACGACACACTTGGTGTCATGCACACGCACATGGtggctggtgttgttggAGGGTTTGGTACAGGTCTTTGGGCCACTGTGGATGGTTGCGCAGCCTTTGGTCTGACCAATCCCGGAGGAGCCATCGCTGGTAACGGTATGCAGCTTGGGTACCAAATGGCGGGTGCATGCTTTATAATCGGCTGGAACCTTGTCTGGACCAGCCTTATCATGCTATTTATTAAGCATGTGCTACGAATTCCACTTAGAATGACAGAGGATCAACTGCTTTTGGGAGATGATGCAGttcatggagaagatgcttATGTTCTTGGTCCCTGCGAAGCCCATGCACATGGGACTGGAAGTATACAAGGCAGAGGGGAGTCTTTACACAGTCaagaccttgagcttggagctAAAGACCATCATGGAAGTACGACATCAGCAGATAAGGAAAAGGCAGGGCCTAGTAGGGAACCTATCTATAATTAA
- a CDS encoding membrane-associated, eicosanoid/glutathione metabolism protein — protein MSPSIHNLPLLGPLVGLSTWTFAMEGLLYARRIPALSKYDVTFDPATVKRQKADKLPPYVQWPADNFNNLLEQPTQFYAVMLALTLLGVTDRVTVRLAWGYVGLRFLHSIIHVTTNNLNLRFPTFAASSFMLLGITAKAAWELLV, from the coding sequence ATGTCTCCCTCTATTCACAATCTGCCGCTCCTGGGTCCTCTGGTCGGCCTCAGCACTTGGACATTCGCAATGGAAGGCCTCTTATATGCACGCCGAATTCCAGCGCTTTCTAAGTACGACGTCACGTTCGATCCCGCCACTGTTAAGAGGCAGAAAGCAGACAAACTGCCTCCATATGTGCAGTGGCCGGCTGATAACTTCAATAACTTGCTCGAGCAACCTACTCAGTTCTATGCCGTAATGCTTGCTTTGACCTTGTTGGGTGTTACGGACAGGGTCACGGTGCGCCTGGCGTGGGGCTATGTCGGTCTGAGATTCCTTCACAGCATCATTCACGTCACGACCAACAACCTTAACCTGCGCTTCCCCACTTTTGCCGCAAGTTCATTTATGCTTTTGGGCATTACTGCCAAGGCGGCTTGGGAGCTCTTGGTTTAA